A single region of the Lotus japonicus ecotype B-129 chromosome 4, LjGifu_v1.2 genome encodes:
- the LOC130715585 gene encoding uncharacterized protein LOC130715585 produces the protein MGFFSLIGNLFASLMQVTSDCEIKPRRRTPTQRQHPSEEKNTNDFKSTFILPAAAQLQRQELNKHTDAETSQSTQNTQMHTSWKDDIFSKVQGLEKRGRVRCMGKMPKCKKSKVSLSKHEELSHRVNYLENLLTSFVSAVQNRLPGEEFNDIARQVADTSRARDHLNSPSSSSNEDSEYDEIIRKRLLCPWRLNMHMILWNL, from the exons ATGGGATTTTTTTCTCTAATTGGTAACCTCTTTGCTTCTCTAATGCAAGTTACTTCTGACTGCGAAATCAAGCCAAGGAGAAGAACACCAACACAAAGACAGCACCCAAGCGAGGAGAAGAACACAAACGACTTTAAATCAACCTTTATTCTTCCAGCAGCAGCACAACTACAACGG CAAGAGTTAAACAAACACACTGATGCTGAAACATCTCAATCaactcaaaacacacaaatgCATACATCTTGGAAGGATGACATATTCTCTAAAGTTCAAGGACTTGAGAAAAGAGGGCGTGTTCGCTGCATGGGCAAGATGCCAAAATGTAAAAAATCAAAAGTTTCTTTATCTAAACATGAAGAGCTAAGTCATCGAGTGAATTATTTGGAAAACTTGTTGACAAGTTTTGTGTCCGCGGTTCAAAATCGTTTACCTGGAGAAGAGTTTAATGATATTGCAAGACAG GTTGCAGATACTTCGCGTGCTCGTGACCATTTGAATTCTCCAAGTTCAAGCTCCAATGAAGATAGTGAATATG ATGAAATTATTAGGAAGCGGCTACTTTGTCCTTGGAGATTAAACATGcatatgattttgtggaacctTTAG